The proteins below come from a single Leptotrichia sp. oral taxon 223 genomic window:
- the crcB gene encoding fluoride efflux transporter CrcB, whose translation MKFLMIGIGGGIGAILRYLISAVPLKVSFPVQTFVTNVLGAILIGVVVEVVAGKQVSQNWSLFWRVGICGGFTTFSTFSLETYNLIEKGNTWIALGYAVLSVVLSVVGVFIGRGVVRAA comes from the coding sequence GAATTGGTGGGGGAATTGGGGCGATTCTTCGGTATTTGATTAGTGCTGTGCCTCTGAAAGTGAGTTTTCCTGTACAGACTTTTGTTACGAATGTTTTGGGCGCAATTTTGATTGGGGTTGTTGTTGAGGTGGTGGCTGGGAAGCAGGTTTCACAGAATTGGAGTTTATTCTGGAGAGTGGGGATTTGTGGAGGATTTACGACGTTTTCTACATTTTCGCTGGAAACGTATAACTTGATTGAGAAGGGGAACACTTGGATTGCATTGGGATATGCGGTTTTGAGCGTTGTGCTGTCAGTTGTGGGGGTTTTTATTGGAAGAGGGGTTGTTAGAGCGGCATAA